Proteins encoded by one window of Nicotiana tabacum cultivar K326 chromosome 10, ASM71507v2, whole genome shotgun sequence:
- the LOC107761164 gene encoding uncharacterized protein LOC107761164, whose amino-acid sequence MQNQQQLQTLMQSTSQISGSLSFNGTLTKEDEEMSKSALSTFKAKEEEIEKKKLEVREKVQAQLGRIEEETRRLAIIREELEALADPMKKEVSTVRKRIDAVNKELKPLGQTCQKKEREYKEALEAFNEKHKEKVQLISRLMELVGESEKMRMKKLEELSKSIETIQ is encoded by the exons atgcaGAATCAACAACAGCTACAAACACTGATGCAATCAACAAGTCAAATTTCAGGAAGTTTGAGTTTTAATGGAACAttaacaaaagaagatgaagaaatgTCTAAATCTGCACTTTCAACTTTCAAAGCTAAAGAAGAAGAGATTGAGAAAAAGAAACTTGAAGTTAGAGAGAAAGTTCAAGCTCAGTTGGGTCGTATTGAAGAAGAAACTCGCCGTTTGGCCATTATTCGCGAG GAATTAGAAGCATTAGCAGATCCAATGAAGAAAGAAGTTTCAACGGTCAGAAAGAGGATTGATGCAGTCAACAAAGAGTTAAAACCTCTTGGACAAACTTGCCAAAAGAAG GAAAGAGAATACAAAGAAGCTCTTGAGGCCTTCAATGAAAAACATAAGGAGAAAGTACAGCTTATATCAAGATTGATGGAg TTGGTGGGCGAAAGcgagaaaatgaggatgaagaagttggAAGAGCTGAGCAAGAGTATAGAAACAATTCAATGA